In the genome of Flavobacterium panacagri, one region contains:
- a CDS encoding PQQ-binding-like beta-propeller repeat protein has product MKNLFSRILLLFIIVSGFSQNPEKSENIKFVQLTDLHVSVGNDNDFLLQNIVKEINNSDFEFAIVTGDLTNRGADDELKQVHSILSQLKIPYYVISGNHETNWSESAGLTYKKIFGEDRFVFSKGDYVFIGFPCGPYMKMGDGFVKHEDVLWLDKTLKENLKNSTKKVLNFAHYPLDNSVSNYKEVLSVLAKYPTVATFCGHGHTLRKYDFSGLSGIMGTSITSLDGKTKSYNQVIISKDSISIYQKEIDKPEVFRFSVPSKPSKIAIPKDSLAMQSPFIKDIASIYSLPAFDKKNLYFTNSIGEIKSVNLKNKSVNWKTETGNSIYFSPIIVKNNLVIGTIEGNLKGFDTQSGKERWTIPVGGVLVGSPIAENNKIYTASSTAFICVDAVTGKVIWQNNLPASYSQGVPLIQGDKIIFGVWDSYVYCLDKNTGKLIWKWNNGNDKQILYSAGNVNMVATKSRLYFVTPQRFLTILDLETGKTLLRTQKWKIRESMGKSQDGKWFYGKTMDGELVRVPLNDNLELTEENVIAQSKVLDLKLGYEHNPAGIVENKNKIYIGSRKGEVIIVDAAKFEIIKQINLGSSSVNGFTVDNKGQVWASLIEGGIFLLE; this is encoded by the coding sequence ATGAAAAATCTATTTTCAAGAATATTATTGCTTTTTATAATAGTTTCCGGTTTTTCTCAAAATCCAGAAAAATCAGAAAACATCAAATTTGTGCAATTGACCGATCTGCATGTTTCAGTAGGAAATGATAATGATTTTTTACTTCAGAATATCGTAAAAGAAATCAATAATTCTGATTTTGAATTTGCAATTGTAACGGGAGATTTAACAAATCGTGGTGCAGATGATGAATTAAAACAAGTTCATTCCATACTTTCTCAGCTCAAAATACCTTATTATGTAATTTCAGGAAACCATGAAACGAACTGGAGTGAAAGCGCTGGATTAACTTATAAAAAAATATTTGGCGAGGATCGGTTTGTGTTTTCAAAAGGAGATTATGTTTTCATCGGATTTCCATGCGGGCCTTACATGAAAATGGGCGACGGATTTGTGAAACACGAAGATGTGCTTTGGCTGGATAAAACCTTAAAAGAAAATCTTAAAAACAGCACTAAAAAAGTGCTGAATTTTGCTCATTATCCGTTAGATAACAGCGTCAGCAATTACAAAGAAGTACTTTCGGTTTTAGCAAAATATCCAACTGTTGCGACTTTTTGCGGTCATGGACATACCTTAAGGAAATATGATTTCTCTGGTTTGAGCGGTATAATGGGAACTTCTATCACTTCGCTTGACGGCAAAACAAAAAGTTATAATCAGGTAATTATCAGCAAAGACAGTATCAGTATCTATCAAAAGGAAATAGATAAACCAGAAGTTTTTAGATTTTCGGTTCCGTCAAAACCTTCTAAAATTGCAATCCCGAAAGATAGTTTAGCAATGCAATCTCCTTTTATAAAAGATATTGCTTCTATTTACAGTCTTCCGGCATTTGATAAAAAGAACCTTTATTTTACGAATTCTATTGGAGAAATAAAATCGGTAAATTTGAAAAACAAAAGTGTCAACTGGAAAACCGAAACTGGCAATTCGATTTATTTTTCGCCCATCATTGTAAAAAATAATTTAGTTATTGGTACTATTGAAGGAAATCTGAAAGGTTTTGATACACAATCGGGAAAAGAAAGATGGACAATTCCGGTTGGTGGTGTCTTGGTAGGTTCGCCAATTGCAGAAAACAATAAAATTTATACAGCGAGTTCAACAGCGTTTATTTGTGTAGATGCTGTAACTGGTAAAGTAATCTGGCAGAATAATTTGCCAGCATCTTATTCGCAAGGAGTACCTTTAATACAAGGCGATAAAATAATTTTTGGAGTTTGGGATTCGTACGTGTATTGCCTGGACAAAAACACTGGAAAACTAATCTGGAAATGGAATAATGGTAATGATAAGCAGATTCTGTATTCGGCTGGAAATGTCAATATGGTTGCAACAAAAAGTCGACTTTATTTTGTTACGCCACAGCGTTTCTTAACTATATTAGATCTTGAAACGGGTAAAACACTTTTGAGAACTCAGAAATGGAAAATTAGAGAGTCAATGGGTAAAAGCCAGGATGGGAAATGGTTTTACGGCAAAACAATGGATGGAGAACTGGTAAGAGTACCATTGAACGATAATCTTGAATTAACAGAAGAAAATGTAATTGCACAAAGTAAAGTTCTGGATCTAAAATTAGGATATGAGCACAATCCTGCAGGAATAGTAGAAAATAAAAATAAAATTTATATTGGAAGCCGAAAAGGAGAAGTGATAATCGTCGATGCAGCCAAATTTGAAATCATCAAACAAATTAATCTGGGAAGTTCAAGTGTAAACGGATTTACAGTTGATAATAAAGGACAAGTTTGGGCATCGCTAATTGAAGGCGGAATCTTTTTGTTGGAATAA
- a CDS encoding DeoR/GlpR family DNA-binding transcription regulator, with the protein MLKAERHKYIMTKLVEEQKVVTTDLALALDLSEDTIRRDLNELDSKKLLEKVYGGAVQVTEKSADVFNITISDEEEKIKIVTKALSLLRDDQVIIMSGGSTNLVFAKLIPADLKATIYTYSLPIAMQLSQHPNIDLIFIGGKMQKNAMVTIGMDVIQVVSKIKADICFIGASSINVKQGLTEIGYEISIVKKAMIEASDRVVSMFSSDKLNTKMPHVVCDLKQLDTIVTNLDPEDASLEEYRKSGVFIL; encoded by the coding sequence ATGCTGAAAGCCGAAAGACATAAATATATCATGACTAAACTTGTTGAAGAACAGAAAGTTGTCACAACTGATTTGGCTTTGGCTTTAGATTTGTCTGAGGATACCATTAGAAGAGATTTAAACGAACTGGATAGTAAAAAGCTGTTAGAGAAGGTTTATGGTGGTGCTGTACAGGTAACAGAAAAATCTGCAGACGTTTTTAATATTACTATATCAGACGAAGAAGAAAAAATAAAGATTGTTACAAAAGCACTGTCTCTACTTCGTGATGATCAGGTTATTATTATGAGTGGAGGAAGCACTAATTTGGTTTTTGCAAAGTTAATTCCGGCCGATTTAAAAGCGACAATTTATACTTACAGTCTTCCTATAGCAATGCAATTGTCACAACATCCTAATATTGATTTGATCTTTATTGGAGGGAAAATGCAGAAAAATGCAATGGTAACAATTGGCATGGATGTAATTCAGGTAGTGTCAAAAATTAAAGCTGATATTTGTTTTATAGGTGCCAGCAGTATTAATGTAAAACAAGGATTGACAGAGATTGGCTATGAAATCTCAATTGTAAAAAAAGCCATGATAGAAGCTTCTGATAGAGTAGTTTCTATGTTTTCTTCTGATAAATTGAATACCAAAATGCCTCATGTAGTTTGCGATTTAAAACAATTGGATACCATTGTGACTAATCTTGATCCCGAAGACGCCAGTCTTGAAGAATATAGAAAATCGGGGGTTTTTATATTATAA
- a CDS encoding glycoside hydrolase family 10 protein: MKNLKFIILILLFQAKLFSQESPKREMRAAWISTVDNIDWPSKPGLSDKQMKAEMISILDNLRSNNLNTVIFQIRPTADAYYKSTKEPASHWITGTQGVSPGFDPLQMMIDEAGKRGMNVHVWLNPYRVQKDTVKDVLTKSHLYFKKPELFLTYGKSRYFNPGYKETRDFVASVVGEIVRNYDIQAVHMDDYFYPYKIEGQEFPDEKAFAKEPRQFKDKDDWRRDNVDLIIKQIRDTIIANKPEVEFGISPFGVWRNIAKDSQGSNTKAGATNYDDLYADILKWQKENWIDYVTPQLYWHIGFDRANFEVLAKWWAEHKYGANVYVGHGDYKISNTAKEPEWRSPDQIVKQIEMIRKMPLIDGSMHFTANSFFKKGDTLRNALVEKPYKYIALTPEANRITRIKPNAPTNAVIAKKGDTAVLSWKAEMHDKKYVIYRFPKGKITDFSNSANIYYVTALTKLEVPNPDLENYVYAVSALSQTQTESIPVEFTTK, from the coding sequence ATGAAAAACCTAAAGTTCATAATCCTGATATTGCTCTTTCAAGCAAAACTTTTCAGTCAGGAATCTCCTAAAAGAGAAATGCGTGCAGCGTGGATTTCTACCGTAGACAATATCGACTGGCCATCAAAACCTGGATTGTCTGATAAACAGATGAAAGCTGAAATGATTTCTATTTTAGATAATTTACGATCTAATAATTTAAACACCGTAATTTTTCAAATCCGCCCAACGGCTGATGCATATTACAAATCAACAAAAGAACCAGCTTCGCATTGGATAACCGGAACTCAAGGTGTTTCTCCTGGATTTGATCCGTTGCAAATGATGATTGATGAAGCTGGAAAAAGAGGAATGAATGTTCACGTTTGGCTGAATCCGTATCGTGTACAAAAAGACACTGTAAAAGATGTATTGACTAAATCTCATTTATATTTTAAGAAACCAGAACTATTTTTAACCTATGGGAAATCAAGATATTTTAATCCGGGTTACAAAGAAACCAGAGATTTTGTGGCTTCTGTAGTAGGCGAGATTGTTCGAAATTATGATATTCAGGCTGTTCATATGGATGATTATTTTTATCCATATAAAATAGAAGGACAAGAATTTCCAGATGAAAAAGCTTTCGCTAAAGAACCTCGTCAGTTTAAAGACAAAGACGATTGGCGAAGAGATAATGTTGATTTAATCATCAAGCAAATCAGAGATACTATTATTGCCAATAAACCAGAAGTTGAATTTGGAATTTCGCCTTTCGGTGTATGGCGTAATATTGCGAAAGATTCTCAAGGTTCTAATACCAAGGCAGGAGCGACTAATTATGACGATTTATATGCCGACATTTTAAAATGGCAGAAAGAAAACTGGATCGATTATGTAACACCGCAGTTGTACTGGCATATTGGTTTCGACAGGGCTAATTTTGAAGTTTTGGCAAAATGGTGGGCAGAACATAAATATGGTGCAAACGTTTATGTTGGTCATGGCGATTATAAGATTTCAAATACCGCAAAAGAGCCAGAATGGAGAAGTCCAGATCAAATTGTAAAGCAGATAGAGATGATTCGCAAAATGCCGTTAATAGACGGTTCGATGCATTTTACAGCAAATTCATTTTTCAAAAAAGGCGATACGTTAAGAAATGCTCTTGTTGAAAAACCATATAAATACATTGCCCTAACTCCTGAAGCAAACAGAATTACAAGAATAAAACCAAATGCGCCAACCAATGCGGTAATTGCTAAAAAAGGCGATACAGCAGTTTTAAGCTGGAAAGCCGAAATGCACGATAAGAAATATGTAATTTATAGATTTCCAAAAGGGAAAATTACAGATTTCTCCAATTCGGCAAATATTTATTACGTGACTGCGCTTACAAAATTGGAAGTTCCAAATCCTGATTTAGAGAATTATGTTTATGCTGTTTCAGCTTTAAGTCAGACACAGACAGAAAGTATTCCAGTAGAATTTACAACAAAATAA
- a CDS encoding alpha/beta hydrolase, translating to MKNYSSTPNRLQKSEEALFRNKCNLKVLYTLFLIFLFFSAKAATVDTIQVFSPSMNKNIKSCVIVPDSYKKNDKKFPVVYLLHGYSGNYGSWAKDFKELKSQADQYNFIVVGVDGNYSSWYFDSPIDPNFKYETYVIKELVPYIDKKYKTLANRENRAISGLSMGGHGALYLSFKHQDVFGAAGSMSGGVDFRPFPDNWDIKKRLGTITEFPENWDKNTVTNMLDLVKENNLKLIIDCGVDDFFMEVNRQLHAKMLTLKINHDYIERPGKHDLMYWENSLKFQLLFFNNFFKDNIKN from the coding sequence ATGAAAAACTATTCCTCTACTCCAAATAGACTTCAAAAAAGTGAGGAAGCTTTATTTCGAAATAAGTGTAATTTAAAAGTACTTTATACCTTATTCTTAATTTTTTTGTTTTTTTCTGCAAAAGCGGCGACAGTTGATACCATTCAGGTTTTCAGTCCTTCAATGAATAAGAATATTAAAAGCTGTGTTATAGTTCCAGATAGTTATAAAAAAAACGATAAAAAATTCCCTGTAGTTTATCTGCTTCACGGATATAGTGGAAATTATGGTTCTTGGGCAAAAGATTTCAAAGAGCTTAAAAGTCAGGCGGATCAATATAATTTTATTGTAGTGGGTGTAGACGGGAATTACTCAAGCTGGTATTTTGACAGTCCAATCGATCCTAATTTTAAGTATGAAACTTATGTTATAAAAGAATTAGTGCCTTATATAGACAAAAAATACAAGACTCTTGCCAATCGTGAAAATAGAGCAATTTCAGGTTTAAGCATGGGCGGACATGGTGCTTTGTATTTGTCTTTCAAACATCAGGATGTATTTGGTGCGGCAGGAAGTATGAGTGGCGGAGTAGATTTTAGACCATTTCCTGATAACTGGGATATTAAAAAACGTCTTGGCACTATCACGGAGTTTCCTGAGAATTGGGATAAAAATACCGTTACCAATATGCTTGATTTGGTAAAAGAAAATAATTTAAAGTTGATTATAGATTGTGGGGTTGATGATTTTTTCATGGAAGTAAACAGACAGCTTCATGCTAAAATGCTAACCTTAAAAATAAATCACGATTACATAGAACGCCCCGGAAAACATGATCTTATGTATTGGGAAAACTCTTTAAAGTTTCAGTTGCTGTTCTTTAATAATTTTTTCAAAGACAATATAAAAAATTAG